A single window of Leclercia adecarboxylata DNA harbors:
- a CDS encoding YccJ family protein: MPTQEAKAHRVGEFARLRNTSPEIAEAIFEVAKYDEKLAEKIWEEGSDEVLVIAFDKTDKDSLFWGEQTIERKNV, encoded by the coding sequence ATGCCAACTCAAGAAGCTAAAGCACATCGCGTCGGAGAATTTGCGCGTTTACGTAATACGTCACCGGAGATCGCCGAGGCGATTTTTGAAGTCGCAAAATATGACGAAAAACTGGCAGAGAAAATCTGGGAAGAAGGCAGTGATGAAGTGCTGGTGATAGCCTTCGATAAAACCGACAAAGACTCGCTGTTCTGGGGCGAGCAGACCATCGAGCGCAAAAACGTCTGA